From Fimbriimonadaceae bacterium, the proteins below share one genomic window:
- the dxs gene encoding 1-deoxy-D-xylulose-5-phosphate synthase encodes MEHLRHLSAIVQPTDLHKLSDKELQEVVDEVRHAILERVSKTGGHFSSNLGTVELTVAMYAAYSLPPDKVVWDTGHQAYPHKMLTGRLGRFDTLRKHKGLSGFLKRDEHELDAFGAGHAGTAISAALGFATARDRLGTRERVVAVTGDAAISSGMSWEALNHAGEMKTDLTVVLNDNRMSIAPNVGALTTYLQKLRSRPLLQDLAHRAKEVVEKLPSPVSRVAAGLRHGITHYFAPEDTGTIFEEMGFEYIGPIDGHDLPTLLEVFRNVRELRGPVFVHALTVKGKGYEVAEEDARKWHGVGPFDLAACEMVKSAGPVTFMQAFGDAAVECAEQDPTVVAITAAMPDGTGLNRFAKEFPDQFYDVGIAEQHAVTFAAGLAAGGLKPFCAIYSTFLQRGFDQVLHDVCIQRLPVRFFMDRAGLVGDDGPTHHGAFDISYLTLMPNLVLMAPRDTTELREMTRFASTYEAGPLAVRYPRGASDDALPESRTSIQFGKAEVLCDGEDLAIFAVGSMVGAAWEAAARLREHGLEATVVNARFLKPLDLDAFAEAAERCGRVVTIEENVRIGGFGQQVRDGLAERGLGAIPFEILALPDAFVEHGAQPLIRRDVGLDAEGVVDAVLGRERAPSAAKARVRSPESRA; translated from the coding sequence ATGGAGCATCTGAGACATTTGTCCGCCATCGTGCAACCCACGGACTTGCACAAACTGTCCGACAAGGAGCTGCAGGAGGTGGTGGACGAGGTTCGCCACGCCATCCTCGAGCGTGTCAGCAAGACCGGTGGACACTTCAGTTCCAACCTCGGCACGGTCGAACTCACCGTGGCGATGTACGCGGCGTACTCGCTGCCTCCGGACAAGGTCGTGTGGGACACGGGGCATCAGGCCTACCCGCACAAGATGTTGACGGGCCGGTTGGGCCGCTTCGACACCCTTCGCAAACACAAGGGGCTTAGCGGATTTCTCAAGCGCGACGAGCACGAGTTGGACGCTTTTGGTGCGGGCCACGCGGGCACGGCGATCTCGGCCGCCCTCGGGTTCGCCACGGCGCGCGACCGGCTGGGAACGCGAGAACGCGTCGTGGCCGTGACCGGAGACGCGGCGATCTCGTCGGGGATGTCGTGGGAGGCCCTCAACCATGCGGGGGAGATGAAGACCGACCTGACCGTCGTGCTCAACGACAACCGCATGTCCATCGCTCCGAACGTGGGCGCCCTGACCACCTATCTCCAGAAGCTTCGGTCGCGGCCCCTGTTGCAGGACCTCGCGCATCGCGCCAAAGAGGTGGTGGAGAAGCTCCCCTCTCCAGTGTCCAGGGTCGCCGCGGGCCTGCGTCACGGCATCACGCACTACTTCGCACCTGAAGACACGGGCACGATTTTCGAGGAGATGGGCTTCGAGTACATCGGCCCGATCGACGGGCACGACCTGCCCACCCTGCTCGAGGTCTTCCGCAACGTCCGAGAGTTGAGGGGGCCCGTGTTCGTCCACGCCCTGACCGTCAAGGGGAAGGGCTACGAGGTCGCCGAGGAGGACGCCCGCAAGTGGCACGGCGTCGGGCCGTTCGATCTGGCGGCTTGCGAGATGGTGAAATCGGCCGGCCCCGTGACCTTCATGCAAGCGTTCGGCGATGCGGCCGTCGAGTGTGCGGAGCAGGACCCGACGGTTGTAGCGATCACGGCCGCCATGCCCGACGGCACGGGGCTCAACCGCTTCGCCAAGGAGTTTCCCGACCAGTTCTACGACGTTGGAATCGCGGAACAGCATGCCGTGACCTTTGCCGCGGGCCTCGCGGCGGGCGGGCTCAAGCCGTTCTGCGCGATCTACTCGACGTTCCTCCAACGCGGTTTCGACCAAGTGCTGCACGATGTGTGCATCCAGCGGCTGCCCGTTCGGTTCTTCATGGATCGGGCGGGGCTCGTCGGGGACGACGGCCCGACGCACCACGGCGCGTTCGACATCTCCTATCTCACCCTGATGCCGAACCTCGTGCTGATGGCTCCCCGCGACACCACCGAGCTGCGCGAGATGACCCGGTTCGCCAGCACCTACGAGGCCGGTCCGCTCGCGGTCCGCTACCCACGGGGCGCCAGCGACGATGCGTTGCCCGAGTCGCGGACCTCGATTCAGTTCGGCAAGGCGGAGGTCTTGTGCGACGGCGAGGACTTGGCGATCTTCGCGGTGGGGTCGATGGTGGGAGCGGCCTGGGAGGCCGCCGCGCGGCTCCGCGAGCACGGCCTCGAGGCGACCGTCGTGAATGCGCGGTTCCTCAAACCCCTGGATTTGGACGCCTTCGCCGAGGCGGCCGAGCGATGCGGTCGCGTGGTCACCATCGAAGAGAACGTGCGGATCGGCGGCTTTGGCCAGCAGGTGCGCGACGGTTTGGCCGAGCGTGGTCTCGGTGCGATCCCGTTCGAAATTCTCGCTCTGCCCGATGCGTTCGTCGAACACGGCGCCCAACCGTTGATCCGAAGGGACGTGGGGCTCGACGCCGAAGGCGTGGTGGACGCCGTGCTCGGCCGGGAACGCGCTCCGTCGGCGGCGAAGGCTCGTGTGCGGAGTCCCGAGTCCCGGGCTTAG
- a CDS encoding N(4)-(beta-N-acetylglucosaminyl)-L-asparaginase: MAGSLSRRDVLIGGLAAAAAPAALARGGVGQGAGVQAIPIAISSGNGLRATAKAMEQMRAGADTLDAVIAGVNIVEEDPNDMSVGYGGLPNERGVVELDSCCMHGPTMRAGAVAALQNIKTPSRVAQQVMERTDHVLLVGQGALEFARMVGFEETNLLTDRARQAWLRWKTRLSKDDDWLDDEEIRADFKRAGLDVESGRRPTGTISCMALNEKGEVSGVTTTSGLAYKVPGRVGDSPIVGAGLYVDGDVGACGSTGRGEAVILSCGSRTVVENMRHGMSPEQAILDVLRRICDQTRSPRLLSAPGRPNFDVNFYAMNKKGQVAGGRFNKGGSFAVHDGKENRLVPSVWLFD, from the coding sequence ATGGCGGGCTCTCTCTCTCGACGCGACGTTCTGATCGGCGGCTTGGCCGCCGCGGCGGCTCCTGCCGCCCTCGCCCGAGGGGGCGTGGGCCAGGGAGCCGGCGTCCAGGCGATTCCCATCGCGATTTCGAGCGGCAACGGGCTGCGCGCGACCGCGAAGGCGATGGAGCAGATGCGAGCGGGCGCGGACACGTTGGACGCCGTGATCGCGGGCGTCAACATCGTCGAGGAGGACCCCAACGACATGAGCGTGGGGTACGGGGGGCTTCCCAACGAGCGTGGGGTCGTCGAGCTTGACTCGTGCTGCATGCACGGACCGACCATGCGCGCCGGGGCCGTCGCCGCGCTCCAGAATATCAAGACCCCGTCGCGGGTCGCCCAGCAGGTCATGGAGCGCACGGACCACGTCCTGCTGGTCGGCCAGGGTGCCCTCGAGTTCGCCCGAATGGTCGGCTTCGAAGAGACCAACCTGCTGACCGACAGGGCCCGCCAGGCGTGGCTCCGCTGGAAAACCCGGCTCTCGAAGGACGACGACTGGCTGGACGACGAGGAGATCCGCGCCGACTTCAAACGCGCCGGACTCGACGTCGAGAGCGGCCGCCGTCCCACCGGCACAATCTCGTGCATGGCGCTGAACGAGAAGGGCGAGGTGTCCGGCGTCACGACCACCAGCGGCCTGGCGTACAAGGTGCCCGGCCGCGTGGGCGATTCCCCGATCGTCGGCGCGGGACTGTACGTCGATGGGGACGTCGGCGCGTGTGGTTCCACGGGACGCGGGGAAGCCGTAATCCTGAGCTGCGGCAGCCGCACCGTCGTCGAGAACATGCGCCATGGCATGAGTCCGGAACAGGCGATCCTCGACGTGCTTCGGCGCATCTGCGACCAGACGCGTTCCCCCCGCCTCCTCTCCGCCCCGGGCCGTCCGAACTTCGACGTGAACTTCTACGCGATGAACAAGAAGGGCCAGGTCGCCGGCGGCCGGTTCAACAAGGGCGGCAGCTTTGCGGTGCACGACGGGAAGGAGAACCGCCTCGTGCCCAGCGTGTGGTTGTTCGACTAG
- a CDS encoding glycosyl hydrolase-related protein gives MLKHPDLTLRRIDLFLKTELEEHLLGARVPLQIEYCEVAHATQNEAKKGPWKVVEKGFRYGPAYRTVWFRLTGRVPAELANEPLGVVAEVGSERTVWKDNAPWRGVDVQHYVFPYSEAAGVVPFDTKGSRKVEIYIQAYTRNAQVRVHLREPEREPLVEEVDRAELVVVDREISDLRYDVAFTRNLHEALEGDESAQATLLRAMNEVCNTFDREKRPTIARCRRVLKEALSSLPGEVKHTLTPVGHAHLDTAWLWPLEITRKKMAHTTATQLALMEEYPEYVFVHSQASQYEWLEKEYPSLFERVKKQIAKGQWEVVGSMWVEADCNLTGAESMVRQFLYGKRYFRDKLGVETEDMWLPDVFGYSAALPQILAKFNVDYFLTQKICWNQTNKFPHHTFWWQGIDGSKIWSHFPPADTYCADCTPVQILKSMRNYRDHARSDHSLYVFGFGDGGGGPTEQHLEFLKRARHAPGLPEIEGGAKALDFFREAKAQSKDLMTWVGELYLEIHRGTYTSQAANKRGNRFSEFLLRDAELLACFRERFPRTYPAAELEEAWKLVLLNQFHDIIPGSSVREVYEESDRDYAKIMEIGERVVRESLEQIGAKFDTQRHEKPLALFQNATTTTEGSVPWPKGDAPGALVCGDEELPVQLVEGFGDRRVVFQTPTDALGAVAVAHFEDEAPAAKSRLRARSRRIENDEFAVRFDSNGNITSIQNLEDGSEYVEPGKLANCFQLFDDKPLFWSAWDIDAYALETGVDLVKSDSFEIVERGPVRVAVEIVKRFGKSTLRQRISLGPTPGIRFDTEVDWHEEDKLLKVAFPVNVNSSRATYEIQFGSVERPTHDNTSWDVAKFEVCAQKWADLSEGDHGVALLNDCKYGHDIKGNVMRLSLLRAPKAPDPLCDMGTHLFTYVLTPHFGPHHYAGVVASAYALNAPLRHAWLKSNAGELGNLPPFVACDDRNIVVETVKKAEADGAIVVRLYECHNARGAAELFCARTPKAAWLCDMEENKLSELEVHDGMVLFDYKPFEIHTIRLEV, from the coding sequence ATGCTCAAGCACCCTGATCTCACCCTTCGCCGCATCGACCTGTTCTTGAAGACCGAACTCGAGGAGCACCTCCTTGGGGCACGCGTACCGCTCCAGATCGAGTATTGCGAGGTGGCGCACGCCACCCAAAACGAGGCGAAGAAGGGACCTTGGAAGGTCGTTGAGAAGGGTTTCCGCTACGGCCCCGCCTACCGAACCGTCTGGTTCCGACTGACGGGCCGCGTTCCCGCCGAGTTGGCCAACGAGCCTCTTGGGGTCGTCGCCGAAGTGGGCTCCGAGCGCACCGTGTGGAAGGACAACGCCCCGTGGCGCGGCGTCGACGTGCAGCACTACGTCTTTCCGTACAGCGAGGCCGCCGGCGTGGTCCCGTTCGACACCAAGGGGAGCCGCAAGGTCGAGATCTACATCCAGGCCTACACCCGCAACGCGCAAGTGCGAGTCCACCTGCGCGAGCCGGAGCGCGAGCCGCTCGTCGAAGAGGTGGATCGCGCCGAGCTGGTCGTCGTGGACCGCGAAATATCCGATCTGCGCTACGACGTGGCGTTCACGCGCAACCTCCACGAGGCCCTCGAGGGGGACGAATCCGCCCAGGCGACCCTGCTGCGCGCGATGAACGAGGTCTGCAACACGTTCGATCGCGAGAAGCGCCCCACCATCGCCCGATGCCGCCGCGTGCTCAAGGAGGCCCTCAGCTCGCTTCCCGGCGAGGTGAAGCACACCCTGACGCCCGTCGGCCACGCGCACCTCGACACGGCGTGGCTGTGGCCCCTCGAGATCACCCGAAAGAAGATGGCGCACACCACGGCCACGCAGCTCGCCCTCATGGAGGAGTATCCCGAGTACGTGTTCGTGCACTCCCAGGCCAGCCAATACGAGTGGCTGGAGAAGGAGTATCCCAGCCTCTTCGAACGGGTGAAGAAGCAGATCGCGAAGGGCCAGTGGGAGGTCGTCGGCTCCATGTGGGTCGAGGCGGACTGCAACCTCACCGGCGCGGAGTCGATGGTGCGGCAGTTCCTTTACGGCAAGCGCTACTTCCGGGACAAGCTGGGGGTCGAAACCGAGGACATGTGGCTCCCGGACGTGTTTGGCTACTCGGCCGCGCTCCCCCAAATCCTGGCGAAGTTCAACGTGGACTACTTCCTCACGCAGAAGATCTGCTGGAACCAGACCAACAAGTTCCCCCACCACACGTTTTGGTGGCAGGGGATCGACGGGTCGAAGATCTGGTCGCACTTCCCGCCCGCGGACACCTACTGCGCCGACTGCACCCCGGTGCAGATCCTCAAATCGATGCGGAACTACCGCGACCACGCGCGCTCCGACCACTCGCTCTACGTGTTCGGATTCGGCGACGGCGGAGGCGGTCCCACCGAGCAGCACCTCGAGTTCCTCAAGCGCGCGCGCCACGCGCCGGGCCTGCCCGAGATCGAGGGCGGCGCCAAGGCCCTGGATTTCTTCCGCGAAGCGAAGGCCCAGAGCAAGGACCTGATGACGTGGGTCGGCGAGCTGTACCTCGAGATCCATCGCGGGACCTACACGAGCCAAGCCGCCAACAAGAGGGGCAACCGCTTCAGCGAGTTCCTGCTCCGCGACGCCGAGCTGCTCGCGTGCTTCCGCGAGCGGTTCCCGCGCACCTACCCGGCGGCGGAGTTGGAGGAGGCTTGGAAGCTCGTGCTGCTGAACCAGTTCCACGACATCATCCCGGGCTCCTCGGTGCGCGAGGTGTACGAGGAGAGCGATCGAGACTACGCGAAGATCATGGAGATCGGGGAGCGTGTCGTGCGCGAGAGCCTCGAGCAGATCGGTGCCAAGTTCGACACACAGCGCCATGAGAAGCCGCTCGCGCTGTTCCAAAACGCCACCACGACCACCGAGGGATCGGTGCCGTGGCCCAAGGGCGACGCTCCCGGGGCGCTGGTGTGCGGCGACGAGGAGCTGCCGGTGCAGTTGGTCGAGGGGTTCGGTGATCGCCGCGTGGTCTTCCAAACGCCCACGGACGCCTTGGGGGCCGTCGCCGTGGCGCACTTCGAGGACGAGGCGCCGGCGGCGAAGTCCCGCTTGAGAGCGCGGAGCCGCAGGATCGAGAACGACGAGTTCGCCGTCCGGTTCGACTCCAACGGGAACATCACCAGCATCCAGAACCTCGAGGACGGGTCGGAGTACGTCGAGCCCGGCAAGTTGGCGAACTGCTTCCAGCTCTTCGACGACAAGCCGCTGTTCTGGTCCGCGTGGGACATCGACGCCTACGCGCTGGAGACCGGAGTCGACCTCGTGAAGTCGGACAGCTTCGAAATCGTGGAGCGGGGCCCGGTTCGGGTGGCGGTGGAGATCGTCAAGCGTTTCGGCAAGAGCACGCTCCGGCAGCGGATCAGCCTGGGTCCGACGCCCGGCATCCGTTTCGACACCGAGGTGGATTGGCACGAGGAGGACAAGCTCCTCAAAGTCGCGTTCCCCGTGAACGTGAACTCGTCGCGCGCCACCTACGAGATCCAGTTCGGCAGCGTGGAGCGGCCCACGCACGACAACACGTCTTGGGACGTGGCGAAGTTCGAGGTGTGCGCCCAGAAATGGGCGGATCTGAGCGAGGGCGACCACGGGGTGGCGCTTCTCAACGACTGCAAGTACGGCCACGACATCAAGGGCAACGTGATGCGCCTTTCGCTGCTGCGCGCGCCCAAGGCGCCGGACCCCCTTTGCGACATGGGCACGCACTTGTTCACCTACGTGCTGACGCCGCACTTCGGGCCGCACCACTACGCGGGAGTCGTCGCCTCGGCCTACGCGCTCAACGCGCCGCTTCGGCACGCGTGGCTGAAGTCGAACGCGGGCGAGCTCGGCAACCTACCCCCGTTCGTGGCGTGCGACGACCGGAACATCGTGGTGGAAACGGTGAAGAAAGCCGAAGCGGACGGCGCGATCGTCGTGCGGCTCTACGAGTGCCACAACGCGCGCGGCGCCGCCGAACTCTTCTGCGCGAGAACGCCGAAGGCCGCCTGGCTTTGCGACATGGAGGAGAACAAGCTCAGCGAGTTGGAGGTCCACGACGGAATGGTCCTCTTCGACTACAAACCCTTCGAGATCCACACGATCAGGCTGGAAGTCTAA
- a CDS encoding ATP-binding cassette domain-containing protein, with amino-acid sequence MSEGWLVLRGARGNNLQNVDVAFPLGLFIGVTGVSGSGKSTLVQDTLFPRLMYEVYGTRGVWSEHDSLEGHEALDKVIDIDQSPIGRTPRSNPATYTGTFDLIRDLFARTPDAQIRGYKPGRFSFNVKGGRCEACKGDGIIKIEMHFLPDVYVPCEVCKGKRYNRETLEVKYKGKSIADVLQMTLEEACAFFQPIPKIYRKLATLEEVGLGYIRMGQPATTLSGGEAQRIKLAAELSKRSTGSTIYILDEPTTGLHFEDVRRLLGVLHQLVDQGNTVLVIEHNLDVIKTADWLIDLGPEGGTGGGRVVAFGTPEQVASNPDSHTGRYLKAMLEKSRPPGDLKVAEKRAKSPAKVR; translated from the coding sequence ATGTCCGAGGGTTGGCTTGTGTTGCGGGGGGCGCGGGGAAACAACCTGCAAAACGTCGATGTGGCGTTTCCCCTCGGGTTGTTCATCGGGGTGACCGGCGTTTCCGGAAGCGGCAAATCCACGCTGGTGCAGGACACGCTCTTCCCACGCCTGATGTACGAGGTGTACGGCACGCGGGGCGTGTGGAGCGAACACGACTCCCTCGAGGGCCACGAGGCGCTCGACAAGGTGATCGACATCGACCAGTCGCCCATCGGTCGGACGCCGCGCTCGAACCCAGCGACCTACACGGGCACCTTCGACTTGATCCGCGACCTGTTCGCGCGCACGCCGGACGCCCAGATTCGCGGCTACAAGCCCGGGCGGTTCTCGTTCAACGTGAAGGGTGGGCGCTGCGAGGCTTGCAAGGGCGACGGGATCATCAAGATCGAGATGCACTTCTTGCCGGACGTTTACGTGCCTTGCGAGGTGTGCAAGGGCAAGCGCTACAACCGCGAGACCCTCGAGGTGAAGTACAAGGGCAAGTCGATCGCAGACGTCCTGCAGATGACCCTCGAGGAGGCGTGCGCGTTCTTTCAGCCCATTCCCAAGATCTACCGCAAGCTCGCGACGTTGGAGGAGGTCGGCCTGGGCTATATCCGGATGGGGCAGCCCGCTACCACGCTCTCCGGTGGCGAGGCTCAACGCATCAAGCTTGCCGCCGAGCTGTCGAAGCGCTCGACGGGGTCTACGATCTACATCCTCGACGAACCGACGACCGGGCTCCACTTCGAGGACGTGCGGCGGTTGCTGGGCGTGCTGCACCAACTCGTGGATCAGGGCAACACGGTGCTGGTGATCGAACACAATCTCGACGTGATCAAGACGGCGGACTGGCTGATCGATCTGGGGCCCGAGGGCGGCACCGGAGGAGGGCGGGTCGTGGCCTTTGGCACACCCGAGCAGGTCGCCTCCAACCCGGACTCGCACACGGGGCGGTACCTCAAGGCCATGCTGGAAAAGTCCCGGCCGCCGGGTGACCTGAAGGTTGCCGAGAAACGCGCAAAGTCGCCCGCCAAAGTTCGATGA
- a CDS encoding response regulator yields the protein MKAILLIEDNPDDERLAVRAIQERVAESRIVVARDGAEAVDQLENEGDQFDLVLLDLKLPKISGLDVLRRLRGAPATAQMPVIVLTSSNEGSDLASARALGADLYVQKAVDLDSFRRSIDTILDRWLSGTPVASDSR from the coding sequence ATGAAGGCAATCTTGTTGATCGAGGACAATCCCGATGACGAGCGGCTGGCAGTGCGGGCGATTCAGGAGCGGGTCGCGGAAAGCCGGATCGTCGTCGCGCGCGACGGCGCCGAAGCCGTCGATCAGTTGGAGAACGAAGGAGACCAGTTCGACCTGGTGTTGCTCGACCTGAAGTTGCCCAAGATCAGCGGCCTCGACGTGCTCAGGCGGCTGCGCGGAGCTCCTGCGACGGCCCAAATGCCCGTCATCGTGCTCACGTCCTCGAACGAGGGGTCTGATTTGGCGTCCGCCCGCGCCCTCGGAGCGGACCTCTACGTGCAAAAGGCCGTGGACCTCGACTCCTTCCGCCGGTCGATCGACACGATTCTGGATCGTTGGCTTTCGGGCACCCCCGTCGCAAGCGACTCGCGGTAG
- a CDS encoding HTTM domain-containing protein: protein MKALRSLDRWFFGYGSPVTMGLFRILFAGLAVVNLLMVALYFNSWYTQSGYSPMEVTRLYAGDDWRINPLRNVAETPWIAAFYAAVVVAGILTTIGLWTRVSSILFAIGVVSLHHRNLLILHGGDTLMRVGLIYVALAPSGAACSVDRLLALWRGKAQVPHRAVPLLGQRLVQFNIALLYLTTVWHKRGGTFWFDGTATWYPAHLPEFHRFWVPEALENSLWFVQLTTYGTLAVELALATLVFYRPFRKWVLLAGLAMHAFIEYRFNIPLFAFITTSTYVCFYEGGEVAAWARRFGARLSRFRVRVELPKGQVLAPDPRRALEAADPMGWVEYGEGTAETWTATNARGEAVDPFKASLQRSLGVVPFAGLLVWGRWRAWLEGATRAPEGRSEPSPTATVARA from the coding sequence GTGAAGGCGCTCCGGTCGCTCGACAGGTGGTTCTTCGGCTACGGATCGCCCGTGACGATGGGCCTGTTCCGCATCCTCTTTGCAGGGCTGGCGGTCGTGAACCTCCTCATGGTGGCCCTGTACTTCAACTCGTGGTACACCCAGTCGGGGTATTCGCCGATGGAGGTCACCCGCCTCTACGCGGGGGACGATTGGCGGATCAATCCGCTTCGGAACGTGGCGGAGACCCCCTGGATCGCCGCATTCTATGCGGCGGTCGTCGTGGCCGGAATCCTCACCACGATCGGGCTGTGGACGCGCGTCAGCTCCATCTTGTTCGCGATCGGGGTGGTGAGCTTGCACCACCGGAACCTCCTGATCCTCCATGGGGGCGACACCCTGATGCGCGTGGGGCTGATCTACGTGGCGCTGGCTCCCAGCGGCGCCGCTTGCAGCGTCGATCGGCTCCTCGCCTTGTGGAGAGGCAAGGCCCAGGTTCCACACCGAGCCGTGCCGCTTCTGGGCCAACGGCTGGTGCAGTTCAACATCGCGCTCCTGTATCTCACCACCGTGTGGCACAAACGCGGCGGCACGTTCTGGTTCGACGGGACGGCCACCTGGTATCCCGCCCACCTTCCGGAGTTCCACCGGTTTTGGGTTCCCGAAGCGCTCGAAAACAGCCTCTGGTTCGTCCAGCTCACCACCTACGGCACGCTCGCGGTCGAGCTTGCCTTGGCGACGTTGGTCTTTTACCGCCCCTTCCGCAAGTGGGTGTTGCTCGCGGGCCTCGCGATGCACGCGTTCATCGAGTACCGGTTCAACATCCCGTTGTTTGCCTTCATCACGACGTCGACGTACGTGTGCTTCTACGAGGGTGGGGAAGTCGCCGCCTGGGCGCGCCGGTTCGGGGCGCGATTGTCGCGCTTCCGTGTGCGGGTGGAGTTGCCAAAGGGCCAAGTCCTCGCCCCGGATCCTCGGCGGGCGTTGGAGGCCGCGGACCCGATGGGATGGGTCGAGTACGGGGAGGGCACGGCGGAAACGTGGACCGCGACCAATGCGCGCGGGGAGGCCGTGGATCCGTTCAAGGCCTCGCTGCAGCGTTCCTTGGGGGTCGTCCCGTTCGCCGGTTTGCTTGTCTGGGGCCGATGGCGCGCGTGGCTCGAAGGGGCGACCCGCGCGCCCGAGGGTCGGAGCGAGCCCTCTCCCACGGCGACGGTGGCTCGCGCGTGA
- the tdh gene encoding L-threonine 3-dehydrogenase — translation MRAIAKTRPAPGVEIIDVPEPQVSPGTVKVRLEAASVCGTDLHIYAWDAWSASRIHPPRIIGHEFCGTIVEVGEGVKDRHVGDFVASESHIVCGRCKQCLSGQGHVCVNTRILGVDVDGGFAEFVVIPTENARPTDRSVPKEIACFQDALGNAVHTVMAGPIVGQTVLITGMGPIGLFAASICKALGAAQVIGTEVSHYRIDLAKKVGVDQVLNPKESDVSVVLRQLAPEGVDATLEMSGHPSALELAIAHTRPGGRVSLLGVYGSPIQSVDMNAVVFKGLDVQGIVGRRMWETWEQMGRLLAGGRLDLWPVITHQMHYTEFKCAMDLMQAGDAGKVVFLFD, via the coding sequence GTGAGAGCCATTGCCAAGACCCGGCCGGCCCCCGGGGTAGAAATCATCGACGTTCCGGAGCCCCAGGTGTCGCCGGGCACCGTCAAGGTCCGCCTGGAAGCCGCTTCGGTTTGCGGAACCGACCTGCACATCTATGCGTGGGACGCTTGGTCGGCCTCGCGGATCCACCCTCCGCGCATCATCGGACACGAATTCTGCGGAACGATCGTGGAGGTGGGCGAGGGAGTCAAGGACCGCCACGTCGGCGACTTCGTCGCGAGCGAATCCCACATCGTCTGCGGGCGCTGCAAGCAGTGTCTCAGCGGTCAGGGACACGTGTGCGTGAACACGCGCATCCTCGGCGTCGACGTCGACGGCGGATTCGCGGAGTTCGTGGTCATCCCCACCGAAAACGCCCGCCCCACGGACCGTTCCGTTCCCAAGGAGATCGCTTGTTTCCAAGACGCGCTTGGCAACGCGGTCCACACCGTGATGGCGGGGCCGATCGTCGGGCAGACGGTGCTGATCACGGGCATGGGTCCGATCGGGCTCTTTGCGGCAAGTATCTGCAAAGCGCTCGGAGCCGCCCAGGTGATTGGCACGGAGGTCAGCCACTACCGGATCGATCTCGCCAAGAAGGTCGGCGTGGACCAGGTGCTGAACCCGAAGGAGTCGGATGTCTCGGTCGTGTTGAGGCAGTTGGCGCCCGAAGGGGTCGATGCGACGCTGGAAATGTCCGGACATCCCTCCGCGCTCGAACTCGCGATCGCCCACACCCGTCCCGGCGGTCGGGTGAGCCTGCTCGGCGTTTACGGCTCGCCGATCCAATCCGTGGACATGAACGCCGTGGTCTTCAAGGGGCTCGACGTCCAGGGCATCGTCGGCCGGCGCATGTGGGAGACGTGGGAGCAGATGGGCCGTCTGCTGGCCGGGGGGCGCCTCGACCTGTGGCCGGTCATCACGCACCAGATGCACTACACGGAGTTCAAGTGCGCGATGGATCTGATGCAGGCCGGGGACGCCGGCAAGGTCGTCTTCTTGTTCGACTGA
- a CDS encoding DNA-processing protein DprA — MESRMEWEVVLAALYLRGLERPVDVRRSGWRAVENVLRASGSSLARASRALARAGLDAEALVLEAPGVAAGAEKLVQGGRALTCLSPGYPSRWVDVLGSGAPPALWIWGATPPAGPALAVVGSRRIGDDVRRFARNLGSEASARGLVVVSGGAAGCDRAAVRGAMPRAFEILPRGLRAGPVGPVTQLSVCAPDEGFSTASAMERNALVYAAADLAVVVHARFKEGGTWHGAVDAIRRRTTRLAVRWDPRNEASRALAGLGAIPLGHPSELGAALQKEAAQTGLFKT; from the coding sequence ATGGAATCGAGAATGGAATGGGAGGTGGTCTTGGCCGCCCTCTACCTCCGCGGCTTGGAGCGGCCGGTGGACGTTCGCCGTTCGGGATGGAGGGCGGTGGAGAACGTCCTGCGCGCCTCGGGCTCTTCGCTGGCTCGGGCGTCCCGGGCGTTGGCGCGGGCCGGGCTCGATGCGGAAGCGCTGGTGCTGGAGGCGCCCGGTGTGGCGGCTGGGGCCGAGAAGCTCGTGCAAGGCGGCCGCGCGCTGACGTGTCTCTCGCCGGGATACCCGTCGCGGTGGGTGGACGTTCTTGGAAGCGGGGCACCTCCGGCCCTGTGGATCTGGGGAGCGACTCCTCCGGCGGGTCCGGCGCTCGCCGTGGTGGGCTCGCGAAGAATCGGGGATGACGTCCGACGATTCGCCCGCAACCTGGGAAGCGAGGCGTCCGCCCGGGGTTTGGTGGTGGTCTCGGGCGGTGCGGCGGGGTGCGACCGCGCCGCCGTCCGGGGGGCCATGCCGCGCGCCTTCGAGATCCTCCCCCGGGGCCTCCGCGCGGGCCCGGTGGGCCCGGTCACCCAGCTCTCGGTCTGCGCGCCGGACGAGGGGTTCTCGACCGCGTCGGCGATGGAGCGCAACGCGCTGGTCTACGCCGCGGCGGATCTTGCCGTCGTCGTGCACGCCCGGTTCAAGGAGGGGGGCACCTGGCACGGCGCGGTGGACGCGATCCGACGCAGGACGACGCGCCTCGCCGTGCGGTGGGACCCTCGAAACGAGGCCTCCCGCGCGCTGGCCGGCCTGGGCGCGATCCCTTTGGGCCACCCCTCCGAGTTGGGCGCAGCGTTGCAGAAGGAGGCAGCGCAAACCGGTCTCTTCAAAACGTGA